In Coregonus clupeaformis isolate EN_2021a chromosome 7, ASM2061545v1, whole genome shotgun sequence, one genomic interval encodes:
- the LOC121568712 gene encoding synaptogyrin-2-like — translation MESGAYGASLSGGAFDFMSFIKQPQTIVRILSWLFSIVVFATITGEGYVNPPNKPDAECMFNGNDSACGFGVGIGILAFLACVIFIVLDAYFPQISNAKERKNIVTGDLIFSGVWTLFWFICFCVLANQWSHTTKAVEISADAARAVVAFSFFSIVTWALLTTFAYTRYRQGVSDIDLGYTDPANDYSTPYPATSAYPAYPTSGPEGYQQSPFTPQNQEHPAPYQPPSY, via the exons ATGGAATCTGGTGCTTATGGGGCCTCGCTGTCTGGAGGTGCCTTCGATTTTATGAGCTTTATTAAACAACCTCAAACCATAGTCCGCATCTTGAGCTGG CTCTTTTCCATAGTGGTGTTTGCGACGATCACTGGAGAAGGCTATGTCAACCCTCCGAACAAACCTGACGCCGAATGCATGTTCAATGGGAATGATAGCGCCTGCGGCTTCGGAGTGGGTATCGGAATTTTGGCCTTTCTCGCCTGCGTCATCTTCATCGTTCTGGACGCCTACTTCCCTCAGATCAGCAACGCTAAAGAGAGGAAGAACATTGTCACTGGCGATTTGATCTTCTCCG GAGTGTGGACGTTGTTCTGGTTCATCTGCTTCTGTGTCCTGGCCAATCAGTGGTCTCACACCACCAAAGCAGTAGAGATCTCTGCCGACGCCGCCCGAGCTGTAGTggccttctccttcttctccattGTCACTTGG GCTCTATTGACTACATTTGCTTATACAAGATACCGCCAAGGAGTGAGTGACATTGACCTGGGCTACACAGACCCAGCCAATGACTACAGCACCCCTTACCCAGCCACCTCCGCCTATCCCGCATACCCCACCAGTGGGCCAGAGGGCTACCAGCAGTCCCCTTTCACCCCCCAAAACCAAGAGCATCCAGCACCATACCAGCCCCCGTCTTACTGA
- the LOC121568713 gene encoding transmembrane channel-like protein 6 isoform X2, whose amino-acid sequence MAYSVDFNLSPIMEHELESLRGDDTAQDSMCQLIRVTAAGLESGNGSPENLEMEGRDRLAYQMSDVKERADENRLQSSEESMQTNLLVRNRWSTTTLRVLSSMPSRSVGQQSRLEIISQCNIRSTQLRRYHRQTQDISLSSRPSIRGYGIEADSEDVCEEETKRQELVNNLQSLSAGDRVRMLRAMPLSLAEKTQLRKLAFSDKVGQSLLSSQVPCSSLLKRALYHVLFSGLFILSSLQLWKVALKRLGGRFGTGVLSYFLFLRTLLLFNVFLFLINGLFLVLPQAIHPPLHTPSSHRVTGLELFTGTGYLSNSLMFYGYYTNSTINISCRPDEATTGTVCGTTSDPQMMAYNIPLAYLFTIGISFFITGIVLVYSTSKSFGRSFRVFKSQGNLAIKVFCSWDFKVSKKTSVRLQSENISTQLKELFSEVNCREEEKGRLAGMAVHLLAWSMCLGSTFCCVLGIHCFAKYMHLYDQRRLEDAKGEVSLVDEARLLALPGVVSCGNLLLPGLFNLVSWMENYNSPIIRLYVAIFRNLLLKVSILGVLCYHWLGKIAAEPERRGLQCWESFVGQELYRFLLMDFIFTVLYTVFGEFIWKLFSQGVLRRRRKPVFDIARNVLELIYGQTLTWLGMLFTPLLPAVQIIKLLLLFHMKKVGRF is encoded by the exons ATGGCATACAGTGTGGACTTCAATCTGAGCCCTATAATGGAGCATGAATTAGA GAGTCTTAGGGGTGATGATACGGCCCAGGACTCCATGTGCCAGCTCATCAGGGTGACTGCAGCAGGTCTGGAGAGTGGTAATGGCAGTCCTGAAAACCTGGAAATGGAAGGCAGAG ATCGGCTGGCCTACCAGATGAGTGATGTCAAAGAGCGGGCAGATGAGAACAGGCTGCAGAGCAGTGAGGAGTCCATGCAGACCAACCTTCTGGTCAGGAACCGCTGGTCTACCACCACCCTGAGGGTGCTGTCCTCCATGCCCAGTCGCAGTGTCG GGCAGCAGAGTCGTCTTGAAATCATCTCCCAGTGCAACATCCGTTCTACTCAGCTGCGCAGGTACCACCGCCAGACCCAAGACATTTCCCTCTCCTCCAGACCTAGTATCCGTGGCTATGGGATCGAGGCAGACTCTGAGGATGTCTGTGAGGAAG AGACCAAGAGACAGGAGCTGGTCAACAATCTTCAGAGTCTGTCGGCCGGTGACCGTGTGCGTATGCTGCGTGCCATGCCCCTCAGTCTGGCAGAGAAGACTCAACTCAG GAAACTTGCATTCAGTGACAAAGTTGGACAGTCCCTCTTGAGCAGCCAGGTTCCCTGCAGTAGCCTCCTTAAGCGA GCTTTGTATCACGTCTTGTTCAGCGGTCTCTTCATCCTAAGTTCCCTGCAGTTGTGGAAGGTGGCTCTGAAGAGGCTGGGTGGCCGCTTCGGCACTGGTGTGCTCTCCTACTTCCTCTTCCTCAGGACTCTTCTGCTCTTCaacgtcttcctcttcctcatcaaCGGCCTGTTCCTGGTCCTCCCCCAGGCCATCCACCCGCCCCTTCACACCCCCAGCTCCCACAGAGTCACAGGCCTGGAGCTGTTCACTGGCACG gGTTATCTCTCGAACTCTCTAATGTTTTATGGCTACTACACCAACTCCACCATCAACATCAGTTGTAGACCTGATGAAGCCACCACCGGGACTGTCTGCGGCACCACCAGTGACCCTCAGATGATGGCCTACAACATTCCCTTAGCCTACTTGTTCACCATCGGCATATCATTCTTTATCACCGGCATCGTCCTCGTCTACAG CACGTCCAAGTCCTTTGGGAGGAGTTTCCGTGTGTTCAAGTCTCAGGGAAACTTGGCCATAAAGGTCTTCTGCTCCTGGGATTTCAAAGTCAGCAAGAAGACATCTGTCAGGCTGCAGTCGGAAAACATCAGCACCCAGCTCAAG GAGCTGTTCTCGGAGGTGAactgcagagaggaggagaagggcagGCTGGCTGGGATGGCGGTGCACCTGCTAGCATGGAGCATGTGTCTGGGGAGCACGTTCTGCTGTGTCCTCGGCATCCACTGCTTTGCCAAGTACATGCACCTG TATGACCAGAGGAGACTTGAGGATGCAAAGGGAGAGGTCAGTTTGGTGGATGAGGCTCGTCTGCTGGCCCTGCCTGGGGTTGTGTCCTGTGGGAACCTGCTCCTCCCTGGTCTCTTCAACCTCGTGTCTTGGATGGAGAACTACAACTCGCCCATTATACGTCTCTATGTTGCCATCTTCAG GAACTTACTGCTGAAGGTGAGCATTCTTGGAGTACTGTGCTACCATTGGCTGGGTAAAATTGCAGCTGAACCAGAGCGACGTGGTCTGCAG TGCTGGGAGAGCTTTGTTGGTCAGGAGCTGTATCGATTCCTGCTCATGGATTTCATATTCACGGTTCTCTACACGGTCTTCGGAGAATTTATTTGGAA GCTGTTTTCTCAAGGAGTgctgaggagaaggaggaagccaGTGTTTGATATCGCCCGTAACGTACTCGAGCTCATCTATGGACAAACCCTCACCTG GCTAGGCATGCTCTT